The following are encoded in a window of Hemitrygon akajei chromosome 24, sHemAka1.3, whole genome shotgun sequence genomic DNA:
- the LOC140716032 gene encoding myeloid-associated differentiation marker homolog: MLCVLPTIFPHIYKVSVIWCDSLLTFPRTNSLPSLSPPRTMAVVNLQALNSRLGYARLAALFMTCLAFSLVVHSRVWWGQFGSWCLFAWCFSFATIALVLLLEVAGLTSKAPVSWREAPVALAAFSGLLCLSASIIYPVRFVNQDSRQQEYTVTATVASCLATVAYAVQVWLSKARPGEVTGYLATVPGLLKVVEAFAAGVIFAFVGNTSYDRYPALQWCLAVYCICFILAALLILLFLTGRSSWLPTPLERWLGAYALLGVLLYATATILWPLFCFDRRYGHSSRPSGCGRGCYWDNQVAVAVLTAFNLLVYVADLIHSGRLVFIRTH; this comes from the coding sequence ATGCTGTGTGTTCTACCCACAATTTTCCCTCACATTTACAAAGTCTCTGTTATATGGTGTGACTCCCTCCTTACTTTCCCTCGGACTAACTCACTCCCCTCTTTGTCTCCCCCCAGGACGATGGCAGTGGTGAACCTGCAGGCCCTGAACTCACGGCTGGGCTACGCGCGTCTGGCAGCCCTCTTCATGACCTGCCTGgccttcagcctggtggtgcaCTCCAGAGTCTGGTGGGGCCAGTTTGGTAGCTGGTGCCTCTTTGCCTGGTGCTTCTCATTTGCCACCATCGCCCTGGTGCTGCTGCTCGAGGTAGCAGGCCTGACGTCCAAGGCCCCCGTCTCCTGGCGGGAGGCTCCAGTCGCCCTGGCTGCCTTCTCGGGCCTGCTGTGCCTCTCGGCCTCCATCATCTACCCAGTCCGCTTCGTCAACCAGGACAGCAGGCAGCAGGAGTACACGGTCACCGCCACAGTTGCCTCCTGCCTGGCGACAGTGGCCTACGCGGTGCAGGTCTGGCTGAGCAAGGCCAGGCCGGGGGAGGTGACCGGTTACCTGGCGACTGTGCCCGGTCTGCTGAAGGTGGTGGAGGCCTTCGCCGCAGGAGTCATCTTTGCCTTTGTGGGGAACACGTCCTACGATAGATACCCGGCCTTGCAGTGGTGCCTGGCTGTGTACTGCATTTGCTTCATCCTGGCTGCCCTGCTGATCCTCCTCTTCCTGACTGGCCGTTCCTCCTGGCTCCCCACGCCGCTGGAGCGCTGGCTGGGGGCCTACGCACTGCTGGGCGTCCTGCTGTACGCCACTGCCACCATCCTCTGGCCACTCTTCTGCTTTGACCGCCGCTACGGCCACAGCAGCCGACCGTCCGGCTGCGGACGAGGCTGCTATTGGGACAACCAGGTGGCCGTGGCCGTGCTGACGGCCTTCAACCTGTTGGTCTATGTGGCTGACCTGATCCACTCAGGCAGGCTGGTCTTCATTAGGACCCACTGA